The following is a genomic window from Amblyraja radiata isolate CabotCenter1 chromosome 13, sAmbRad1.1.pri, whole genome shotgun sequence.
gaacggggtactgattttagatgatcagccatgatcatattcaataataccagtgcccaagaagagcaaggtgacgtgcctcaatgactaccgaccagtggcactaacatctgtggtgatgaagtgctttgagaggctgatcatggtgcaaatcaactcatacctccactgcagttcacttaccgccacaacagatcaatggtggatgcgatctcactggctctccactccgctctggaccacttggacaacaaaaactcatatgtcagactgctattcattgactgcagctcatcatcccctccaagcaggttaccaagctctcagaactgggtctctgtgcatccctctgcaattggatcctcattcacagaccacagtctgtccatattggtggaaatgtgtcaacctcgataacaatcagcaggggagcaccttaaggctgcgtgctcagcgccCTGGTGTACTCTTTCTATATTCATGCCTGCTTTTCCGGACTTAGTGCAAACTCCTTCTTCAAGTtttctgatgacaccactgttgtgggacgtatcactgatggggacgaatcacagtatagaagtgagatccaccgattgaccaaatggttccaacacaataacctggctctcaacaccagcaaaaccaaggaactgattgtggactttggaaggggcaggatggggacccacagtcccattgatgtcaatggttgaaagggtcaagaacttcaaattcctgggtgtgcatatttccaaagatctctcctggtcccagcacactgatgcaattataaagaaagcacatcagcgcctctacttcctgagaagattacggagagtcggtatgtcaaggaggactctctcgaaattctacaggtgcacagtagagagcatgctgaccggttgcatcgtggcttggttctgcaacttgagcatcaaggagcggaaaaggctgcaaaaagttgtaaacactgcccagtccatcatcggctctgacttccctaccatcgaggggatctatcgcagttgctgcttaaaaaggctgccaacatcatcaagggcccacatcatcctggtcacacactcatctctccgctgccttcaggtagaaggtacaggagcctgaaatctgcaacatccaggtacaggaacaactttttccccacaGACATCGGACTATTAAAcataacttcaaacaaactctgaactataacagcctattgcactttatctatttatttatgtgtgtatatatatattctatggtatatggacactctgatctgttctgtatttatgcctacaatattctgttgtgctgcacaatattctgttgtgctgcagcagcaagaatttcattgtcctatctgagacacatgacaataaactctcttgacttgactcttgacttgacatgaatggtggttctggctcgaagggccgaatgccctactcctgcacctatttttctatgtttctattgcaacTAATTCCACTGACACCTTTGTTGTGCAATTCTAATGCACATTACCACAGTTGAAGCAGTGGATTTTGGAACAATGATGGGAAATGTTATCCATCCACatcactgcacccccccccccccccccaacacaccccaCAACTGTCTTCCTGGTGTACCTCTGCACCACAACACATCTCCAATCCCTCTGTTTCTCTCTACACTAGCCTACTAGCCTTTGTTTCCCAATCCTGTGTTTTTCCTCAGATGGAAAACATTCTAGACATTCCTGGATCCTGCTGTGATTGTTGACGTTTTTCTCTTtcaggtatataacccaggcaggcactatgaaaactcggaagcgggaatcttgctgaattttgcaagacccgtctattgaggccaaatggaggaagacataaaagaacattccttcctagtgtagcgagaatgcacccttcgccactgtatgcctcgttcactgttgattgaacctggatgcaagcaactcaatagttagtgatctatcaatccacattgtcattaaatactttgtgatctcacattcattctgtgttgtcattgattttgcataataatacaccagtgctaaatgcggtttggtaaaactatcaccgcatactttgatttgattgaacctttgtgattaacatataccaccaccaaagtgtatcaccttggacttgtgcatgccgtatatgcatatccacacaccctttaatgcacagaatgcacctggtgtccattggcagttgataccatgactgaacacttgataactcatgctaatcccatctgcctccgtaactagagatggtattagtaaattacccatctttgggcattagcatcagtttggaaatgactgaagatttacggataagagattttagtggagcaaagctgtccatcattgtgactttgattgtttcagctaaaaatagcagaggtctaatgttttgtctcagagctgatcccggaccaataaatggatgattgtatcccaataatcaatagtttcagttggtatcaacttaatttaaatttaactggacgggtgagaaccaattcctcaaatatagctatgtggctgataaggctaatttagtaaaatacagtatgttcaatatcatccagattggccatgctacttatttgttagctctgtgcagccgaagcactgatattagtgatttggtaaataatctggaaactggagttagcccattttgcaacgctactgagtgtatcgttgcctcatccagttaaatttcaaatatcttcaaccctgtgagcggaaatgatcacatggaagttattcagaaaagtattttctgcacatgcgggttgaggctgttgacaatgatcagtccacatcccattcttgtgagccttgtcttgaaaggcaactccaaccatacctgtgtgcagtataaactaatctagtgttatccctaaccagtgtaaatattcaaaccagtttaatattaccaacttgtatccgtgacaggagacatcatcgatgtggttccaaacctttatccgaatgggaggacttatgcaacccgacccaggagctgcctcaaacatgtgtgcatgattttacatctactcctgggaggtagaggagctcgagtacgaggttggcgcatcttccaggaaggccgttctgggctgtggcctaaaaaagacctttgtcctggttgtacggccttcaagctttcaccagcttcagttcatcgtggtttgctggtgggtgcgtggggtgctgccgtcgaagatgtgaggtcttgcgtgatgatgcggccttcctgaacccgacggccactcgtcgatctcctgctgctggtagttttgttcctgcatcccctgcacacttgtggtttcttcagccaaacccctgtcttcagagtcagcccagaagtgactcctaatgctcccctctgtcgagggagatgcattatgcagccctcaataaggtgctgccatgggcgtcccaggaccccctggtgacttgACGCCAatgccggagcatgtcacattgaagCTTCTGCtcaatcaaccgctccatgcgggatatgcgatcacagttgctcccgccggcggtgagtcttcacagcccgactcgtcaGAGTCTTcagcctgtccgacttctgcatggctttcccaccagtctgaggtgtcgattccgactgtgcaggtgccaggtcggagactgctgatcaatagcgatccaggtgcagtctacagctgctgactgcccgcaattccgtgGTCCTCCGCAGTCAATCTGGATGCAGTCcagtcctgtaacatattcttacaaaatagcacaaaccgaccttcgagtaaggaatttacctgcatgtcctttttaaaccttttgctgcggggcaacgctcctcccgagcctggtctcgtggtcgtgctttgttacagctggggttcctctgtggtccttgtagaaacacttccatagggtgatttcacgaaaggtcactggagcgtaaatccccactcacgtgaccgaaaattttaactgggggacaagcgtcacttccggtacatgttagtgaatgggaaaacacgcactttcacacccgttaaaaacatcgaaaacggccagtttttgagctgcaattaactgtaccagtcggggtgaccgtgaggcacagctacctaaatttacagtccaaaaaaaagatagaaactaaggtaaatacaagagggagctgaaggtgtaaaaacggcggaagttgtttgcggacatttttcgtggagatttaaagatccaaaatatcgggaattgtcgcgtttgctcgctgcatttcatcaaaagtggcattattgactttgttatctttattcattcgttagatgaaaagtattaaaagttagaaacccgtcagtaaaattgcaaaatcgcccatggttctcgggtgggttttaacatgcaaaatgaacacgcttctgaagctccatttaccatttaaataatcgtaaactctcaatgcgtttggaaatcaattttgctgagatgcaagcttacgattatttaaatggtaaatggagcttcagaagcgtgttcattttgcatgttaaaacccacccgagaaccatgggcgattttgcaattttactgaaggatttctaacttttaatacttttcatataacaaatgaataaagataacaaagtcaataatgccacttttgatgaaacgcagcgagcaaacgcgataattcccgatattttggatctttaaatctccacgaaaaatgtccgctagcacttccgctgtatttacaccttcagctccctcttgtatttaccttagtttctatcttttttttggactgtaaatttaggtagctgtgcctcacggtcaccccgactggctcacttaattgcagctcaaaaacgggccgttttcgatgtttttaacgggtgtgaaagtgcgtgttttcccattcactagcatgtaccggaagtgacgcttgtcccccagttaaaattttcggtcaccaatatggctccaccgccagcggctcgaagccGAATCCACCAccgtccgctccccgcttcccgcggtctcccgagcgggttctccaccaatatgaagccgctggttctactgccagcggctcaaaggtgaatttgcCGTCgttcgctacccgcattccgcggtctcccgagcgcctaggtccgtgggcgggattccccgtgaccgggttccctgaagttcatcactggggtctcccctccgtcccgacttcgccccggacttttagcaggacctctgagtagaggttcctgcaagaagatttaaacctgaaagttaaaaaaaaaccttacctcaggtctgttgctggcaggagaatcacgtccatcctgccagtcgtcacgcaatgcgatagatgatatggcacgcatgcgtactggacggggtcttcacgtagtcactcacgtgactccgaagtaaaataccttATCATTTAAAtagcttttaatgtttttaattttattgtttttattctttcttttaatgtttttattgtcgtgtaataatttcttgtccatgactagtcatgtacagcactttgtggcaacagtggttgtttttaaagtgctctataaataaagttattattattattattatcattcactgtgaagatcctggccaggtttgacttcccaaaacgcAACCGCCTCATAGCTTCACAGCAATGTGCCCAGTACTGATCCATGAGGCACAcactcgtcacaggcctccaCTCTTCAGCAACAAGACTAATGCTCTGGCAGAATTAAAGCTCACAAACCTGTCTGACAAGGAAGTTGAGAAATCTGATGAAATGTTATTGACTGAAAATGTTGCTGCCTGTCCTATTAAAATTACTTCCAGCATTGTTTttcatttaagatagacacaaaatgctggagtaactcagtgggacaggcaacatctctggagagaggaatgggtgactattcaggttgagacccttcttcagacaaggaacTATATTGTTTCAATGCCagctgcaaaaaaaaaacctcatccctccctccatccaaaaATCGAATGCCTTTATCACTGATCTTTTATCCTCAGGCAATCCTACCTCCACGCCTCCACCCTCAATTGTGCACAGTTGATGTCTACCGCCTCCCCAAGATTCACAAGCAGGACTTTCAACCACAACATCTCCGATGCTGGGGTGAGCTGAGTCAAACAAAGAGAGGGTAAAACAGAAGGATTAATTCTGGATGGTCTATCAGGTGCTGTTAATCCCCAACAGGGTTCACAACATTTCTCTCTGCTGTTGTTGTCCGTAATGAATCTCTCCCGATATAGTCATCAGGACCTATTTTAATATTGATTCCACTGGCACACTCAGTCCTGGTAGTACAAATAAATCAGACTTCTAATTGCTTGGCAATTGTTGTCTTTTGAAGTTTCAGATTTCTCAGCATTCTCCTCTCTAAAGCTATCAAAAAAAATTCAGGCTCTTCCACGCTCAGGGAATAATACTTTTTGATTTATTAATTCACAGGATCCTTTGGAGAAACACCTCATTGCCACACCATGATTACCATTCGTCGGATATTTAGCCTTGTCGTCATAATTGGAGCTAGTGTTCTGCTGTATGTAAGTTGGCATATGAAAACACAACAACATTTTCAAAAGAACATGGTAAGAATGTCACATGTGGAAGATGAAGCTCCCATGGATGATCCTCGTCCACACCTGGACCCTGGGATTATGTTTGTGGAAACAAATCACAATGTGGAGCTGAAGCCATTGGTGATGTGCTCAGTGGAGTCTGCTGCTCGTCAAAACCCAGATAAACCAATCTATTTCTTCATGAAGGGGTTCAGTGGCAACTTGAGCCAATATCCAGAGCCTAAGTACAGACTCATCCCGTTGCTCTCCTCAATGAAGAATGTTATTCTTCTACCTTTAAACGCTAACGAGCTGTTTGATGGTACTTCATTGAAATTCTGGTATCAAAAGGTAAGCAATAAGAAGAAAGTGCGATGTGTTAAATTATGGGTCGTCAAACCAGAGTAGGACCTTCTCAGTGGATTTTATGGCCCTGGGGAAGGCTGTAGAATAGAGGGagctaggagtacaagtacataattcACTAAAAGTAACATCATataggtggacagggtggtgaagaaagctttagacataaagatagacacaaaatgctggagtaactcagcgggtcaggcagcatctctggagaaatggaataagtgacatttcgggtcgagacactcttcagactgagagtcggggagagagtAACTCGGAGTATGAAAAGGTTCTAAACAATTCTGAGGCAGCACCAATGACGAAGCAAAAGTGGAGTCCCCAATTATCAATTTTTGGCTGTGGAGAGGTGAAAACGATGAGACATGCTGACCTACATCAGTGAAAACATTAGGTATAAGATTTTGATGATGTTGCAGTTGCACAAGAAgttggtgagaccccacctggagttttgtgtttGTTTTGATTGGAAAGattgaaccttctgaaccttctgaatttcgtAGTCAGCTGGGCAGtattctgcatatcgccaacttggacaatttaacatttttatcaagccaattaacctacaaacctgtacgtctttggagtgtgggaggaaactgaagatttcagagaaaacccacaatgatcatggggagaacgtacaaactccatacagacagcacccgtagtcgggctcgaatccgggtctctggcgctgcattttgctataaggcagcaactctaccgctctgccaccaTGACTGATTGAGTGAAGAAAAGCTTTACCATGATATTAACCAGGAAACAAGGACTAAATTAttggaagaggttggacagggtagGAATTTGTTCTTGAAGCTAAGGAGACTGAAGTGCTTGAGGCAGCTTCTGACAGcacttaaagacatttggacatgtacataacAGGAAGAGTGTGCTTTGACTATTTTCTTTCTGGGAGTAAGTTGACTCCGTCTATCTGAAATTTGCGTCTAAATCTAGTCTTCCAAATAAGGAAGAATGCACACACTAAATGGAGTGCAGTAAAGTTGCACCAGGTTGATTCCTTGCATGGCAAGTTTGTTGTATAACAGAGATTGAACATCTTGGGCTAGTATTCACATGAGATTAGAAAGCTATCTCCCTAAAATTTCCAATATTCATAAGCTACTTAACAGGGTAAATACTGAGATGATGCTTCCCTTgattatgtaataataataacaataaattgaatttatatagcgcttttcagggactcaaagtcgctttacaaggcaaggcaaaaaacaaaaacaaaaacagatggtggagggctttgtaggtgaggaccaggattttgtatgtgatccggtgggagatgggaagccagtgaagttgtttgaggactggagtgatgtggtgccaggatttggtgtgggtgatgagtcgggcggctgcgttctggaccagttggagtcggttgatgtagctggagctgatgccaaggagaagtgagttgcagtagtccagtcgggaggagatgaaggcatggatgagtctttcagcagcggggggtgtgagagagggtctgattttggcgatgttgcggaggtgaaagaaggaggttttaatgacatggccgatgtgaggctcaagggagagggtggaatcaaagatcacgccaaggttgcgggcctggggagatggggagacaatggtgccgtcgatggtgagagtgggattattgattttgctgagtgtggatttggagcctttgaggaggaattttgttttATCGCTTTTGAGTCTATATGTGTCTATATTAAGGGGATGACTAGCTCCAAATAGGGCTGGACATGCAGGATAAAATTGAGGAGGACTTctctcagtcagagggtggtgtggtgaatctttgggattTTCTGCCAAATAAGTCAGTGAATGTTTACTGGTTGTGCATCTATAAAACATGAATTGATACAGTAGATTTTTTAATATTTGCTGCTGCAATATTCAGTGTTTAAAATAGATATTAATGACCactatgttgcctggattggattaTTTCAGTCAAAATAACAAACTGCAAAGAAGATTTTTAAGGAAGTTATCAGATCTAGAGGTTTTgagttatatggagaggttgtATAGGCTTTCGAGAGCGATTGAGCTCCCGCATCGGgacggtcgaaactcctgcggcttggaattTCCGAAAttggtccctaaccagggaccgcgggtttcacgatgttaaagtccgcagcatCCCGCAGGTTGGAACACCAAAtgccgacccctggcaaagggatcgtccACTCCAAGATTTTAGAGTCCGCAAGCTTCGCTGTTTTGTAGCTCCAGAACTCCCAAACAAGAGgccaccaactccacgatgtttggccgcagtgcggacgcagTTACGACATGGAAACATTTTATATAAATGCTCCCATTCGCTCCCACATAATTTCTTCCATTATCACACcccgtatctctctaaacctttcctgttcatgtgcctgaacaatgtctttgagtttgaagaaaggtctcgactcgaaacgtcactcattccttctctccagagatactgcctgtcccgctgagttactacagcattttgtgtctgactttgaaatgctgttatcgtagctgcctcaactagttcctttggcagctcattccatgtagccACCGCccactgtttgaaagaattgagtcccgagttcctattaaatcttctgccATAACTTATGCCTCTTTTCATAAATTTTCTAtgttcattcaccctatctattccactcaagATTTTACATACCTCTATGAGATTATCCCCCAGTCTCCTGttgtccaaggaataaagtccaaaccTGCCCAACTAGTTCAACAACATCATTCCCTATcgctgggtgaccagaacagaACATTATACACTAAGAGGGGTgccaccaatatcttgtacatttgtacatatcccaacttctatattcaactcTTTGACTGATAAAGGATTGTGTCATGAAGAGACAAAAATACTGCAGAAAGAAAGACTGCATGTTCAGAAAGAAAGGAAATTAAGATAAtgaattgaacttttttttgtccATTATCCCACAGGTAAATCCAGAAAAGGAGAAGTTTTGGACCCATGTGTTTGCTGATGGCTGCAGATTAGCACTGCTGTGGAAATATGGGGGCATCTACTTGGATACTGATATTATATCAATGAGGCCAATGCCGTTTGCTAACTTTACATGCCCTGAGCATGCTAGAGCTGTCAGTAATGGGGCAATAGGTTTCTCACATAGGCATCATCCTGTTTTATGGAATTGCATGGAAGATTTTGTGGCCAATTACATTGGACATATTTGGGGTCAACAAGGCCCTAAACTGCTTACCCGTGTGCTGAAGAGATGGTGTCAGACGAATAATCTAGCTCCCTTCATTGGCAAAGAATGCAACGGCATCTCTTTATGGATCCGAGATCGGTTCTACCCAATCCCATATCCAGCTTGGAAGAAGTACTATACTCCTTGGAAAAAGAAGGATATAGAGCGGACCTTCTCAGCAACGTATGGAGCACATGTCTGGAATTTTATGAATTCCAACATTAAAAAGGAAATAATTGTTGGAAGTGgatcattaattgaacatttttttCAGTTGTATTGTCCAACTACATACAGAAATGTAATTCAGTTGAATCATAGTTCACGGTGATTTATGTCCTGATGTTcttgtttttagtatgtctaaaagtgtgttttagtgtttataagtgtgttttagtgtgggagggggggggggggtgaaggcggGAATTGGGGAAACTGTGTTTTggtcacttacctcggtggaaaGCGACTTTTCTCCTTGTTGCATTTCgccctccctcgtggcctaacaacttggattggtgctgcctttcccggagtcgtggAGCCAGGCCATCCCCTGCCGGGGGTCgctagaagaagtgctccgatcgcttgcCCGCGGAGtacgacatcctgaagccgcggtcggcGGAACCTCTAGctgcgggcgcggcgtggactttccatcgcggagcgggtgagccagaagaagtgctccgactgccggcctgtggcctataacatcctgaagccgtggtctgcggagcttctagccgcgggcgtggtgtGGGCTTTAAGAGCTATGACCGTCGGCCTGCggtctataacatcgtgaagccccggtctctggtaggaagcggccgaatcGGGACCTCCAAGAGTGTTCGTCCGTCGAAAACATCGGAAATTCGAGCATCCCGACGACTATACATCGGGCCATCCATAggggcaactgcggagggttcatggccacgAGCACGGAtggacaaaggaggaggactgacaaagtaattgccttccaccacagtgaagaatgttgattccactgtggtggatgttcatgttatattctattgtgtatggTTCTTTATTGTTTGTATGGccgcatggtaaatcaaattccactgtacctcaattggtgcatgtggcaatatatgtgcttgaacttgaacttgatattgtACAATGGATGAAAAAATTAATTTGATGGATTTTCCAAAGTTATAGTATAAATTGTATATATAATCTCCTTTGAGCACAATTGCAATTCATGACGTATTCatttgttacagagaaaggttgaacaagttaggtctttattctttggagcgcagaaggttaaggtgggacttgatagaggtctttaaaatgatgagagggatagacagagttgacgtggataagcttttcccactgagagtagtgaggattcaaacaagaggacatgacttgagaattaagggacagaagtttaggggtaacatgagggggaacttctttactcagagagtggtagctgtgtggaatgagcttccagtggaggtggtggaggcaggttcgattttatcatttaaaaataaattggatagttatatgggcgggaaaggaatggagggttatggtctgagtgcaggtagatgggactaggggagaataagtgttcggcacggactagaagggccgagatggcctgtttccgtgctgtaattgttatatggttatatggttacacttTGCTTTCTGGCAACTGTTCTTTAATTCTGCATCCAAATCCAGTTCAGGTGCCATTTAAATTGGAATGAAACACCAATTTCTGCCAAAAgaaatgacacagagtgctggagtaactctgcaggtcaggcagcatcccaataGAATATGGAAAAGGTGAGACAAAGGAGTTGCAgaattgcgaattgtgaagccagaggaaggaatgtatgtGGAAGTTATCACGGAGGTAGAAATAGGTACAAGTCCAGGGGCACAGTTGAGGAGGGGGGACGGGGGTAAGAGGAAAACGGAGTCTATTTCTGACCGTCAGTTTGTGTGATGTATCTCTGCAGTGAATTTGCAGCAGCTGTCCCACAGTCAACTCACCATAGACCAGTGATGTACCTGCATTTTACAGGTCTTTCTGGTGAAATTGTATTTACAGAGGAAACAATAGCGATTTTTCTAAATACTGTATAGATCTGTCAAAATGTTacgtattttgtatttggaagaaTAATAATTCTGCTTGTGATAAAACAGTACAACGTGGCATTATTTTATGTTTCAGGGTATGACattgtaaaaaaaataaagaatacaAAGCAAGTGAAATTGTTTCCAGGCAAAAGAAAAATTGATGTTAAGGGAATGGCTGATAAAACAGGGATGGCCTTTACTTTTCAATGTGGTAAATGATTGAAAGGGATCAGGAAGATAAAGCCCTATATACATCAATCTGTACTCTACAGAAACATGTCATTTTtgtcccaatttgtccatgccaacttgGTTAGCATTCTGGgagcagtcagtattatggtCGAGGAGGCACTGAAAGTCCTAATACATATCAAGGAagacaaatctcccgggccttatcatatatatctgaggacactgtgggaaggtaGAGTGGACATTACAGGGACCCAGGCAGTGATTTATGAGCTATTATTAAATATGGgtcaggtgccggaagactggagggtgacaaatgATGTATCTCTATTTCAGCAAGGTTGCAGGGAAGAATAGGAACTAGAGGCCAGGGAGTCTAACAGCTGTGGTTTGAATGGTACTAGAGAGTATTGTGAGTGATAAGATCTACATGCATTTGTATTGACAGAggatgattagggatagtcaacattgttttgtatgtgggagatcatgtctcatggATCTGATTGAATATTTTAAGATGTGATCATAAAGGTTAACAAAGGCAGAGTTGTGGATGATGcagatatggatttcagcaaggtacTTAACAAGGTACCgtgtggtaggctgctctggaaggttagattgcatgggatccaaggagaatcAGCCAacaggatagaaaattggcttcatgaaaggagGCAGAGTGTGATGATGGAAGGAGTGATGGTGCAGAGctccttgaaaatggcatcacaagTCGAGAAGATGGTCAAGTAGgccttcagcacattggccttcatcagtcagggtatggtatatggaagttgagaggtcatgtcacagttgtataagatattggtgagaccacatttagagtattgtattcagtttttgtCACTCTTTTATAGGATAGATGTTGTTAAGCTActgtgaaaagggtgcagagaaatttatgagaatgttgccaggactcaagggcctgagctgtagggagaggttgaccaggctagaactttattccttggagtgcaggaggatgaggggtgatcttattga
Proteins encoded in this region:
- the LOC116979740 gene encoding alpha-1,4-N-acetylglucosaminyltransferase-like yields the protein MITIRRIFSLVVIIGASVLLYVSWHMKTQQHFQKNMVRMSHVEDEAPMDDPRPHLDPGIMFVETNHNVELKPLVMCSVESAARQNPDKPIYFFMKGFSGNLSQYPEPKYRLIPLLSSMKNVILLPLNANELFDGTSLKFWYQKVNPEKEKFWTHVFADGCRLALLWKYGGIYLDTDIISMRPMPFANFTCPEHARAVSNGAIGFSHRHHPVLWNCMEDFVANYIGHIWGQQGPKLLTRVLKRWCQTNNLAPFIGKECNGISLWIRDRFYPIPYPAWKKYYTPWKKKDIERTFSATYGAHVWNFMNSNIKKEIIVGSGSLIEHFFQLYCPTTYRNVIQLNHSSR